In Synechococcus sp. UW69, a single genomic region encodes these proteins:
- a CDS encoding ribonuclease catalytic domain-containing protein encodes MSNSIQPGDTVAVVLKGSPLIGRLLSIKGSKAVVSFGGQRRDQGLPLRDLIAIDPEHLFDNSVLPAPEQVQDSAPSARAVVEAWQLLETDQPGGMARLSLCELGELVLTPLNLEGLAALWSWVQGSQQLFRWRRDRLLQPLTLEERASQRRQRRSERQAQRKEERQLELLRTERSLTTDEQAELGQIWIERFSHWIQLLKENPASVGSDLELQQWSIPLSIGSDAADLRHWLIVRGLLDPNQPIALRGSVWSRSFPTDLEAEAERLVALSDEEQPGDEQRIDLTHLATYSLDDAGTREIDDALSLERRDGCDWIWIHIADPSRLIGADSPLDLEARRRATSLYLADGVMPMLPLVLAAGPLSLRAGQRCAALSVAVRLGDDGAVVEHRIARSWIRPRYGLTYADGDELIDLAPPGDEALSDLSRLLLQRMRWRRSNGAVMFDRPEGRFRRCDESLTLQVIDPSPSRLMVSEAMLLMGAVVASFGQQHDLPLPYRSQPAAELPSSDELDRIPEGPARDAAIKRCLSRGVQGTRPMPHFSLGLAAYVQATSPIRRYADLVTHRQILAQLSAVQPMGEERLGELIDDLDDPLRQSIQISREDQRHWQQVWFAERQSTVWSAEFLRWLRPQDRLALVHVSDLAMDLVGCVASTDPAPGDTLELRVGCADPVRGELQLLIG; translated from the coding sequence TTGAGCAACTCCATCCAACCCGGAGACACCGTCGCGGTTGTTCTCAAGGGTTCCCCACTCATCGGCCGTCTTCTGTCCATCAAGGGCAGCAAGGCGGTTGTTTCTTTTGGCGGTCAACGTCGGGATCAGGGCCTCCCCCTGCGAGACCTGATTGCTATCGATCCGGAGCATCTTTTCGATAACAGCGTTCTGCCCGCCCCCGAGCAGGTGCAGGACAGCGCCCCATCAGCCCGGGCTGTTGTCGAGGCCTGGCAGCTGTTGGAAACGGATCAACCGGGGGGAATGGCTCGACTCAGCCTCTGCGAACTGGGAGAGCTTGTACTAACACCCCTCAACCTCGAAGGTTTGGCAGCACTGTGGAGCTGGGTGCAGGGGTCCCAGCAGTTGTTCCGCTGGCGTCGAGACCGCTTGCTCCAACCGCTGACCCTCGAGGAGCGTGCCAGCCAGCGGCGCCAGCGCCGTTCTGAGCGCCAAGCGCAAAGGAAGGAAGAACGGCAGCTCGAGTTGCTCCGAACGGAGCGCAGTCTCACAACCGATGAACAAGCCGAGCTGGGGCAGATCTGGATCGAGCGCTTCAGCCATTGGATTCAGTTGCTGAAAGAGAATCCTGCGTCAGTCGGCTCAGACCTCGAGCTTCAGCAATGGTCTATCCCGTTGTCGATTGGGTCGGACGCCGCCGATCTGCGGCACTGGTTGATCGTGCGTGGATTGCTCGATCCCAATCAACCGATCGCCCTGAGAGGCAGCGTCTGGTCCCGCAGCTTTCCCACCGACCTGGAGGCGGAAGCGGAACGTCTCGTTGCGCTCTCTGATGAGGAGCAACCGGGGGATGAGCAACGCATCGACCTCACCCACCTGGCGACCTACAGCCTTGACGATGCGGGCACCCGTGAAATTGATGATGCGCTGTCGCTCGAGCGGCGAGATGGATGCGATTGGATCTGGATCCATATCGCTGATCCCAGTCGTCTCATTGGTGCCGACTCTCCACTCGATCTGGAGGCCCGACGACGGGCAACCAGTCTCTACCTCGCCGATGGGGTCATGCCGATGCTGCCCCTCGTGTTGGCAGCTGGCCCCCTCAGCCTTCGTGCCGGTCAGCGATGCGCTGCACTGAGTGTCGCCGTCAGGCTTGGGGACGATGGTGCGGTGGTAGAGCACCGCATTGCGCGCAGCTGGATTCGACCCCGCTACGGACTGACCTATGCCGACGGTGATGAGCTCATCGATTTGGCCCCCCCTGGCGATGAGGCTCTCTCGGATCTGTCTCGACTGTTGCTGCAGCGAATGCGCTGGCGTCGCTCCAACGGGGCTGTGATGTTTGACCGGCCGGAAGGACGCTTTCGCCGCTGCGATGAATCGCTGACACTGCAGGTGATTGACCCGTCACCCTCCCGCTTGATGGTGAGTGAAGCGATGCTTCTGATGGGGGCAGTTGTGGCCAGCTTTGGGCAACAGCACGATCTCCCGCTCCCCTACCGCAGTCAACCTGCAGCGGAGTTGCCCTCCAGCGATGAACTCGATCGGATCCCAGAGGGTCCAGCACGCGATGCGGCGATCAAGCGTTGCTTGAGTCGCGGCGTACAGGGCACGCGACCGATGCCCCATTTCAGCCTCGGATTGGCCGCCTATGTGCAGGCGACATCACCGATCCGTCGTTACGCAGATCTCGTGACCCACCGGCAGATTCTTGCGCAGCTCTCTGCTGTTCAACCGATGGGGGAGGAGCGTCTTGGTGAACTGATCGACGATCTCGACGACCCTCTGCGCCAATCCATTCAGATCAGTCGAGAGGATCAACGCCACTGGCAACAGGTGTGGTTCGCCGAGCGTCAAAGCACCGTTTGGTCAGCAGAATTCCTGCGTTGGTTGCGCCCCCAGGATCGATTGGCCCTGGTTCATGTCAGCGACCTGGCGATGGATCTGGTGGGATGTGTCGCCTCCACAGACCCAGCTCCAGGCGACACTCTGGAGCTCAGGGTGGGTTGTGCTGATCCCGTGCGTGGGGAGTTGCAGCTTCTAATCGGTTAA